CATAGTTCAGATATGTCGTGCCGTCACCAATCGCACGGTGCAACTGGGTCGAGATAAAGCCCGACTGCCGCTTCATGAATGCCGCATCGTTCATCCAGATCTCTAGGAATTTTTGCTCGTCGGCCTTATCGAGTGTGAACACATTCACCAGCACGACGGGTGCGGCTTCGATCGCGAGCTGACGTTCGATCGGTAAATTCGGATCCAGTGGACGTAACAGAGACATGACAAGCCTCCTTGATTATGATAGATAATTTCGGTCGCATAAGATGCATGCTACATAAATGACATTATGATGTCAATTGAGCATCGGGAGGCATATGCACAAAGGTAAGCGAACACCGGTCGGAGAGGCGATGACTGAACTCATCCTCGACCTATTCCGACTCAACAACCGGCTATTAATCGCAGGAGATCGATTGGTGTCGGAACTCGGGCTGACAAGCGCCCGTTGGCAAATCCTAGGAGCCATCGTCGACGCCGAGCGACCAGAGCCGGTGGCGTGGCTCGCCCGGAATCTGGGTGCGAATCGTCAAAATGTGCAACGGATTGTTAACGACCTGAAGGATGAAGGGCTTGTCACATTCCAGGTAAACCCGCATCATCGTCGAGCGCAACTTGTTGTGCTCACGGACAAGGGGCAGCAGACGTTCGAGGCGGCTATGAGCTTGCAGGCCCCGTGGATCAACACCCTCTCGCAGGGGCTCGTGGTCCGGGACATCGAAACCACTCACCGGGTTCTCACGACGCTGCGGCGGAAACTTGAAAGCAGTGATGAGGTCTGAGCATGGAGTTCTGTGTAGGTCGGCATGGAAGCCCGGCGGTTTTGTGTGCCATCGGGCTTGAAACGTCTCGCTGTTGCAAACGACATTTCTCCCGTTTCAGGAAGTCATAAATTGATCATCATCTGCTACACACTTTCATCGCCCCATTGTTTCCTTGAAAGTTTTATGGTACCAACAGCGAACGTTTGTTTCACGAGAGGGTGAATGGCACAAAAGAAAGAGTCCGCCTCAGAGACTGAATCGACATCTTCCGCTCCTCGAAC
This Candidatus Nitrospira nitrificans DNA region includes the following protein-coding sequences:
- a CDS encoding antibiotic biosynthesis monooxygenase family protein, which translates into the protein MSLLRPLDPNLPIERQLAIEAAPVVLVNVFTLDKADEQKFLEIWMNDAAFMKRQSGFISTQLHRAIGDGTTYLNYAVWESTAAFQAAFTHPEFLSNLSAYPSSAIAAPHLFQKVAVPGICVA
- a CDS encoding MarR family winged helix-turn-helix transcriptional regulator encodes the protein MHKGKRTPVGEAMTELILDLFRLNNRLLIAGDRLVSELGLTSARWQILGAIVDAERPEPVAWLARNLGANRQNVQRIVNDLKDEGLVTFQVNPHHRRAQLVVLTDKGQQTFEAAMSLQAPWINTLSQGLVVRDIETTHRVLTTLRRKLESSDEV